From Suricata suricatta isolate VVHF042 chromosome 1, meerkat_22Aug2017_6uvM2_HiC, whole genome shotgun sequence, a single genomic window includes:
- the HNRNPDL gene encoding heterogeneous nuclear ribonucleoprotein D-like isoform X1, protein MEVPPRLSHVPPPLFPSAPATLASRSLSHWRPRAPRQLAPLLPSLASSSARQGARRAQRHVTAQQPSRLAGGAAIKGGRRRRPDLFRRHFKSSSIQRSAAAAAATRTARQHPPADSSATMEDMNEYSNIEEFAEGSKINASKNQQDDGKMFIGGLSWDTSKKDLTEYLSRFGEVVDCTIKTDPVTGRSRGFGFVLFKDAASVDKVLELKEHKLDGKLIDPKRAKALKGKEPPKKVFVGGLSPDTSEEQIKEYFGAFGEIENIELPMDTKTNERRGFCFITYTDEEPVKKLLESRYHQIGSGKCEIKVAQPKEVYRQQQQQQKGGRGAAAGGRGGTRGRGRGQGQNWNQGFNNYYDQGYGNYNSAYGGDQNYSGYGGYDYTGYNYGNYGYGQGYADYSGQQSTYGKASRGGGNHQNNYQPY, encoded by the exons ATGGAGGTCCCGCCCCGGCTCTCCCATGTGCCGCCGCCATTGTTCCCCTCCGCTCCCGCTACTTTAGCCTCCCGCAGCCTTTCCCATTGGCGGCCGCGGGCACCTCGGCAGCTCGCACCGCTCCTCCCTTCGCTCGCTTCCAGCTCCGCCCGGCAGGGGGCGCGCCGGGCCCAGCGCCACGTCACCGCCCAGCAGCCCTCCCGATTGGCGGGCGGGGCGGCTATAAAGGGAGGGCGCAGGCGGCGCCCGGATCTCTTCCGCCGCCATTTTAAATCCAGCTCCATACAACGCTCCGCCGCCGCTGCTGCCGCGACCCGGACTGCGCGCCAGCACCCCCCGGCCGACAGCTCCGCCACCATGGAGGACATGAACGAGTACAGCAACATAGAGGAATTCGCAGAGGGATCCAAGATCAACGCGAGCAAGAATCAGCAGGATGACGG TAAAATGTTTATTGGAGGCTTGAGCTGGGATACAAGCAAGAAAGATCTGACTGAATATTTGTCCCGATTTGGGGAAGTTGTAGACTGTACAATAAAAACAGATCCAGTGACTGGAAGATCAAGAGGATTTGGATTTGTGCTTTTCAAAGATGCTGCTAGTGTTGATAAG GTTTTGGAATTGAAAGAACACAAACTGGATGGCAAATTGATAGACCCCAAAAGGGCCAAAGCTTTAAAAGGGAAAGAGCCTCCCAAAAAGGTTTTTGTGGGTGGATTGAGCCCAGATACTTCTGAAgaacaaattaaagaatattttggagCCTTTGGAGAG ATTGAAAATATTGAACTTCCCATggatacaaaaacaaatgaaagaagaggattTTGCTTTATCACATACACAGACGAAGAGCCAGTAAAGAAATTGTTAGAAAGCAGATATCATCAAATTGGTTCTGGGAAG TGTGAAATCAAAGTTGCACAACCCAAAGAGGTCTATAggcagcaacagcaacaacaaaaaggaggaagaggtgcTGCAGCTGGTGGACGAGGTGGTACTAGGGGTCGTGGACGAG GTCAGGGCCAAAACTGGAACCAAGGATTTAATAACTATTATGATCAAGGATATGGAAATTACAATAGTGCCTATGGTGGTGATCAAAACTATAGTGGCTATGGCGGCTATGATTATACTGGGTATAACTATGGGAACTATGGATATGGACAGGGATATGCAGACTACAGTG GCCAACAGAGCACTTATGGCAAGGCATCTCGAGGGGGTGGCAATCACCAAAACAATTACCAGCCATACTAG
- the HNRNPDL gene encoding heterogeneous nuclear ribonucleoprotein D-like isoform X2 — protein MEVPPRLSHVPPPLFPSAPATLASRSLSHWRPRAPRQLAPLLPSLASSSARQGARRAQRHVTAQQPSRLAGGAAIKGGRRRRPDLFRRHFKSSSIQRSAAAAAATRTARQHPPADSSATMEDMNEYSNIEEFAEGSKINASKNQQDDGKMFIGGLSWDTSKKDLTEYLSRFGEVVDCTIKTDPVTGRSRGFGFVLFKDAASVDKVLELKEHKLDGKLIDPKRAKALKGKEPPKKVFVGGLSPDTSEEQIKEYFGAFGEIENIELPMDTKTNERRGFCFITYTDEEPVKKLLESRYHQIGSGKCEIKVAQPKEVYRQQQQQQKGGRGAAAGGRGGTRGRGRGQQSTYGKASRGGGNHQNNYQPY, from the exons ATGGAGGTCCCGCCCCGGCTCTCCCATGTGCCGCCGCCATTGTTCCCCTCCGCTCCCGCTACTTTAGCCTCCCGCAGCCTTTCCCATTGGCGGCCGCGGGCACCTCGGCAGCTCGCACCGCTCCTCCCTTCGCTCGCTTCCAGCTCCGCCCGGCAGGGGGCGCGCCGGGCCCAGCGCCACGTCACCGCCCAGCAGCCCTCCCGATTGGCGGGCGGGGCGGCTATAAAGGGAGGGCGCAGGCGGCGCCCGGATCTCTTCCGCCGCCATTTTAAATCCAGCTCCATACAACGCTCCGCCGCCGCTGCTGCCGCGACCCGGACTGCGCGCCAGCACCCCCCGGCCGACAGCTCCGCCACCATGGAGGACATGAACGAGTACAGCAACATAGAGGAATTCGCAGAGGGATCCAAGATCAACGCGAGCAAGAATCAGCAGGATGACGG TAAAATGTTTATTGGAGGCTTGAGCTGGGATACAAGCAAGAAAGATCTGACTGAATATTTGTCCCGATTTGGGGAAGTTGTAGACTGTACAATAAAAACAGATCCAGTGACTGGAAGATCAAGAGGATTTGGATTTGTGCTTTTCAAAGATGCTGCTAGTGTTGATAAG GTTTTGGAATTGAAAGAACACAAACTGGATGGCAAATTGATAGACCCCAAAAGGGCCAAAGCTTTAAAAGGGAAAGAGCCTCCCAAAAAGGTTTTTGTGGGTGGATTGAGCCCAGATACTTCTGAAgaacaaattaaagaatattttggagCCTTTGGAGAG ATTGAAAATATTGAACTTCCCATggatacaaaaacaaatgaaagaagaggattTTGCTTTATCACATACACAGACGAAGAGCCAGTAAAGAAATTGTTAGAAAGCAGATATCATCAAATTGGTTCTGGGAAG TGTGAAATCAAAGTTGCACAACCCAAAGAGGTCTATAggcagcaacagcaacaacaaaaaggaggaagaggtgcTGCAGCTGGTGGACGAGGTGGTACTAGGGGTCGTGGACGAG GCCAACAGAGCACTTATGGCAAGGCATCTCGAGGGGGTGGCAATCACCAAAACAATTACCAGCCATACTAG